The genomic interval CGTATAAAAAGCGGCGTGAATGGTGGAGCCGTCTTCGACCAGTTTGGCCACTTGCCGGCCGATGAGTTCGTGCACTTCCTCCGGCGGCTCGGGGAACTTTTCGAGGAGCGGCTCTTCATACTCCACCACGTAATCGATGTCGTTCACATGGATGAAGCTGTTTCCCCAGACCCGGGGCATCTGGGGATTGACCTGGGCAATGACGATATTTGCGGCTTCCGCGGCCGCCTTGGTGATATCGACACTGATGCCGTACGAACAGTAGCCGTGAATATCGGGCGGTGAAACCTGTATCAGCGCCACGTGTATGGGAATTCGTCCGCTCTGGAACAGACCCGGTACATCCCGGAGATAGATGGGTGTATAGTCGGCGCGTCCCTCGGACACGGCTTCCCGGGAAGCGGACGCGATGTAGAAGGATTTAAGACGGAAGTGGCCTTTAAATTCGGGATTGGTGTAAGACGCCTCTCCCATGGACAAGGCGTGTAATACGTCGATGTCCGACACTTCCCACCGGAGTTCGGCCAGGGTATCGACCAGATGCTGGGGTTCCCCGCAGCCCGAACCGATGAACACCCGGTTGCCCGGTTTGATGGCCTTGAGAGCCTTGCGTGCGTCGCACTTCTTCTTTTCGTATGTTGCCTTCCAGTCCTTCATAGTCACACTGAGGAACCTCCTCGATGCAGAAAAAATGGATATGCCGGTTATGTACCGGAGCCGATCGACCAACTTGAGGCGCGGTTCTCGGGCCGGCGATCATGTGCAAAGTCGGGCAAGCCTCCGGATCCGTCTGCGACTGCTCCATCCAGGGCGGCCCGGACGAGGAGCCGTGTCTCTTTGTCGGATCGTTGCGAATGGCGTCAAAAGCCCCTTCTAAAAGCTTAACAAAACGGGGCGCAAGTTCAAGTTGTTTTCGTCCGGCTCGAACTTTTTTGATAAAGCTGAGGAATCGTGATAGGCTGCATAACCGAAACCGTTGCCCCTTATGGTCGAGTCGTTTCGAAGGTCAATGTGGACATCTTTGAAAAGGGCTTGCCGGACTTCCGGATCCCTTGCTTCCAATACAGGTGAGAGCATGGTGCTAAAACCGATTGCCTATATCGAGCGTCATATGAGGGGGATGGACTATTTCGTCCTATGGTTCGGGGCGTCCATTTCCATTGCCGAGATTTATGCCGGCAACATACTCGTGCCTTTGGGCTGGGCGGCGGGGTTGGCGGCCATTATCCTGGGTCATGCCATAGGAAACGTGCCGCTGGCTCTTGGAGGCCTCATCGGATCCGACAAGGGCCTTCCCACGATGTATCTGCTTCGCCCCACGTTCGGAAAGAACGGTTCCTATCTGGCGACCCTGCTCAACATCCTCCAACTCATCGGATGGACCGCCATCATGTTGATCATATGCGGGAAGGCGGTGCAGACGCTGCTGAATTTCACCGGCGCGGGGTCCACCCAACTCTGGATCGTGATATCCGGGGCCGTGTGTACGGCATGGGCATTGGTTGGAAGATCCACGTTCAAATGGCTGCAGCGGCTTTCCATCATCACCCTGGGAGCGTTGTGCGCGGTCATGACCGTCATGCTGTTTCTGGAGAGCGGTTCCGTGCGGACCGCCGGAGGCGGGGAGCCGAGTCTCCTCACCTTCGGTCAAGGACTGGATCTGTGCATAGCCATGCCCATTTCATGGCTGCCTCTGGTGGCGGATTATTCACGATTTGCGAGCAGCAAGAAAGGGTGCTTTATCGGCACCTATCTGGGCTACTTTATCGGGAGTTCCTGGATGTTCGCTCTCGGTTTGGCGAGCGGCCTCATTCTGGATAAACCCGAGCCGATCATCTCGTTTGCAACGCTCTGGTTCGGAGTTCCGGCCCTGGTGATCGTACTGTTCAGCACCTTTACGACGACGTTTCTGGACATCTATTCCTCAGCCGTGTCCTCTCTCAACCTGAGCCCGCGCCTCCGAGGAAGTGTTTCCACCGCCGTGGCCGGGGGACTCGGCATTGCGGTGGCCTTGGTGCTCCCCATCGAACGTTACGAGGATTTCCTCTACACGCTGGGGTCTTTCTTCATTCCCCTGTTCGGAGTGGTGCTCACCCATTATTTCTTTCTGGACTACGATATAGAAAGTCGGAAGAACATCGACTGGATTGCCCTTATCACATGGTTACTCGGCGTCGTTTTCTACCAGTTCTGCCTGCGAACCGGGTTCATTGCAGGCGCTTCCCTTCCCTCGTTGATCGGCACGGGGCTCCTGTTTTTCGTTTTGAAACGAATCGTGGGTATGAGAAGAGGCTGAAGTGGAAATGGCAAAGCAAACGAGAGGTCTGTTGGCCCTGGTTGAAAGGGGACGCGACCTCCTCAGTAGAACCAAGCTCCGCTTGCTGGGAGTCAAGACCTACGCATTGGTGGGCGAAAGCGGTACCGGAAAGAGTTTTCAGGCCCAGTCCATTGCCTCCTTACTGGGCT from Deltaproteobacteria bacterium carries:
- the cytX gene encoding putative hydroxymethylpyrimidine transporter CytX, coding for MVLKPIAYIERHMRGMDYFVLWFGASISIAEIYAGNILVPLGWAAGLAAIILGHAIGNVPLALGGLIGSDKGLPTMYLLRPTFGKNGSYLATLLNILQLIGWTAIMLIICGKAVQTLLNFTGAGSTQLWIVISGAVCTAWALVGRSTFKWLQRLSIITLGALCAVMTVMLFLESGSVRTAGGGEPSLLTFGQGLDLCIAMPISWLPLVADYSRFASSKKGCFIGTYLGYFIGSSWMFALGLASGLILDKPEPIISFATLWFGVPALVIVLFSTFTTTFLDIYSSAVSSLNLSPRLRGSVSTAVAGGLGIAVALVLPIERYEDFLYTLGSFFIPLFGVVLTHYFFLDYDIESRKNIDWIALITWLLGVVFYQFCLRTGFIAGASLPSLIGTGLLFFVLKRIVGMRRG